The segment TTCAGATTGTCCGGGTTTTCGATTTTCACAAGTTTGAGTTCCATGTACGGCCTCCCTTCGTAAACAGTCAGTCATGTGCGTGACGCTGAATTCCGATAAGCCCGAAATTCAATAACGGATAACCGATAACTGATTCATCCGCTCCACCATAACCCGGCCGGAATGAAAAATCCAGCCCCCCTCCTGTTTTTCGGCGCCACGGCGCTTAATCGTCCGCAGTTTCTACTGCGAGAGCAAGTGGTGTCGGAACGGCTTTCGGATCGATTTCTACCATGGCCTGCCGCATCTGCCGAAGCGCCTGCCGGATACGATGTTCATTTTCCACCAGCGCCAGCCGCAGATATCCCTCTCCGTCATCGCCAAAGCCGATTCCCGGTGCCATCGCCACATTGGCGCGGTTCATCATTTCAATGGAAAACTTCATGGAGCCCATCCGGCTGAATGGCTCAGGAATTTTCGCCCAGACAAACATTCCGGCTTTCGGCGGGGTGATGTCCCATCCCATTGCGGTCAGTCCCCGGCAAAGTGTGTCTCGTCTGCTCTGGTACAGTTGAACCTGGTGCCGTATTTCATCATCACAGTGCCTCAAGGCGACAATCCCGGCAATCTGGATAGCGTTAAAAATGCCGTAATCATAATATCCCTTGATTTTGGCGAGGGCTGCGATGATGTCAGGATTTCCGACACAGTAGCCCATGCGCCAGCCGGCCATATTGTAGGTCTTGGAAAAGGTGCCGAACTCAACCCCCACGTCAATCGCGCCGGGAGCTTCAAGAAAACTCGGGGCCACATATCCGTCATAGGTGATTTTGGCGTACGCAAAGTCATGAATAACGATCAGCTGGTATCTTTTGGCCAGCGCGACAATTTCTTTAAACAGCTCCATGGATGCGATCGCAGACGTGGGATTGTGCGGATAGCTGATGATCAGCACTTTGGGCCGGGGATAGATGGATTCGCACATGGTGACCAGCTGGTTCAGGAACACCTCTTCGGTGGCCAGCGGGATGCGGATGGCGTTTCCGCCGGCAATAATGGGAGCGTAGATATGGATCGGAAAGGCCGGGGTGGGAATCAGGACCGTATCCCCGGGGCCTATCAGCGCCATGCACAAATGGGAAATGCCTTCTTTGGATCCGATGGTGCATATAATTTCCGATTCGCTGTCCAGATTGACGTCGTAATCCTTACGGTAGCTTTTGGTAATTTCCTGACGCAGGTTTCTGAGACCGTTGGAGGCCGGGTACCGGTGAATTTTCGGATCCTGAGCCCCTTCGCAGAGCTTTTGAATCACCATGTCCGGTGCCGGGTCAATGGGGCTTCCCATGCCCAGATCAATGACATCGTCCCCGTTCCAGCGTTTTTTCATTTTTAGTTTATTGATCCTGCCAAACAGATATGGCGGCAGCTGATCCATACGATCAGCAAATTTAATATGTGGTTTGTCAGACATGTAGCCTCCTTTTTTTAATTAAAAAAAGCCCCGGACCGATTCGGCCCGGGGCTAAAAAAAACGCCAAGGGCTCTGTTTTACAGCCGATGGCGAAAGTGACGGTGATTATAAACGATGATTATGAAATATTATCTGTCTGCACACACGGTCGCCCGGACTGTATCCTTTGCGGCGGCCGCTGCGGCATACTGATACGTTTTATTCATGATATAAACCTGTTTTTATAGGGTAGCGTTTCACTATGCGTTATTACCAACATTCGATGTATATCGAATATGCCGGTAAGATGTCAAGACTTTATTCACTATTTAAAGCCGTTGGCGGAGCCTTTGGGTTTGATTTCGGGAATATGTAGCCCTGGAGCTGGGACAGGAGCATTCCGCCGAGCATGAGAAGGCATCCGGCCATGGCTCTTAATGACAGCGTTTCGGCGAGGATGATCCATCCGCCGATGGCGGCAAAGACCGATTCAAGGCTCAGCAGAATGGCGGCATGGGCCGGATGGGCATCTTTCTGGGCCACGACCTGAAGGGTATAGGCAATGCCGACCGAGCAGATACCTCCGTAGAGAATCGGCACGGCTGCCTGAATCAGGCCGCTCAAGGTGATGATTTCGATAAAACCGGCAGTTATCAGACTGAGGATCGAGCAGACGATGTATTGGAAGAAGGCGATCTTGATCACATCCATCCGGGGGGAAAGCCATCCGAGAATGAGGACATGACAGGCCCAGAAAAATGATCCGATCAGTTCCAGACCGTCTCCGGATTCAATGGTAAACGATTCGGTGACACTCAGCAGATAAAGGCCGGCAGTCGCCAGCAACGCACCGATCCAGGTTCCCGCATCCGGACGCTGCCGCCAGAAAAGCCCCAGAATCGGGACGATCACCACATACAGCCCGGTGATAAAACCGGCTTTGCCCGCGGTGGTATAGACCAGGCCGACCTGCTGGAGAGATGCGCCCAGAAAAAGGGCGGCACCTGCCAGAGCGCCACCAAGAGGGGCGGCTGTTGTGGAAGTCAGCGGAAGCGCTTTTTGTATCATTTCGCGCTGGCGCCGGCGGATTATCAACAGCGGAACCAGAGAAAGACTGCCCAGGGCGAACCTGACCCCGTTAAAGGTGAACGGCCCCACGAACTCCATTCCCATCCGCTGGGCCACAAAGGCAAATCCCCATATGGTTGCGGTAAGAAGCAGTAAAATATCTGATCTGATTGCCGATGATTGCATAGTGATACTGCGAGGCCTTTCCGGTCCAAGTTATTCTCTTACAAAAAATGCCTATATACGCTTATAATTGGAAATAATCAATAACAGTCGAGGGCCGTGAGGCGTGGGCCTCCAGTGCTTGAGTTTTTAGCCCGGCGCTGGGGTTTATCAATGATTCGCTTTGTATGGAGGTGGCATATGAGAATGCTTTGGAGGTTTTTCCCGGCAGCGGTGTTGGGGGCGATGCTTTCTGGCGTGGTTTTGTCCATTCCTGCCCGGGCGGAACCTGCTCTGGCGGTTGGGGAATTTTCAAAAGGGCAGCAGGGGAAAGGAATTCCGTCAGGCTGGCAGCCGCTGACGTTTAAAAAAATATCGGCCCATACCCGGTATGAGCTGGTGGAAGACCGGGGAACGGTTGTCGTCAGAGCATTGAGCCAGGCCGCGGCTTCCGGGCTGATCCGTCATATCAGAATTGATCCTGTGCAGTACCCGGTGATCCGGTGGCGCTGGAAAATTACATCGATGCTGAAAAAAGCGGATGTGAGCCGGAAGCAGGGCGATGATTATGCGGCCCGGATCTATATCACGTTTGAATATGATCCGGGCCGCGCGGGAATTTTTGACAGAATCAAATATGAAGGGGCCCGCCTGCTTTACGGGCAGTATCCTCCTTCTGCCGCCATCAGTTATATCTGGGAGGGCAGGGCGCC is part of the Desulfobacterales bacterium genome and harbors:
- a CDS encoding DUF3047 domain-containing protein, producing the protein MRMLWRFFPAAVLGAMLSGVVLSIPARAEPALAVGEFSKGQQGKGIPSGWQPLTFKKISAHTRYELVEDRGTVVVRALSQAAASGLIRHIRIDPVQYPVIRWRWKITSMLKKADVSRKQGDDYAARIYITFEYDPGRAGIFDRIKYEGARLLYGQYPPSAAISYIWEGRAPEGAVIPNAYTDKLMMIVVESGEEKLNAWVDEQRNVYEDFKTAFGKEPPVITGVAIMTDTDNTGETAVSFYGDIGFYKTLSSDD
- a CDS encoding aminotransferase class I/II-fold pyridoxal phosphate-dependent enzyme, producing the protein MSDKPHIKFADRMDQLPPYLFGRINKLKMKKRWNGDDVIDLGMGSPIDPAPDMVIQKLCEGAQDPKIHRYPASNGLRNLRQEITKSYRKDYDVNLDSESEIICTIGSKEGISHLCMALIGPGDTVLIPTPAFPIHIYAPIIAGGNAIRIPLATEEVFLNQLVTMCESIYPRPKVLIISYPHNPTSAIASMELFKEIVALAKRYQLIVIHDFAYAKITYDGYVAPSFLEAPGAIDVGVEFGTFSKTYNMAGWRMGYCVGNPDIIAALAKIKGYYDYGIFNAIQIAGIVALRHCDDEIRHQVQLYQSRRDTLCRGLTAMGWDITPPKAGMFVWAKIPEPFSRMGSMKFSIEMMNRANVAMAPGIGFGDDGEGYLRLALVENEHRIRQALRQMRQAMVEIDPKAVPTPLALAVETADD
- a CDS encoding DMT family transporter; protein product: MQSSAIRSDILLLLTATIWGFAFVAQRMGMEFVGPFTFNGVRFALGSLSLVPLLIIRRRQREMIQKALPLTSTTAAPLGGALAGAALFLGASLQQVGLVYTTAGKAGFITGLYVVIVPILGLFWRQRPDAGTWIGALLATAGLYLLSVTESFTIESGDGLELIGSFFWACHVLILGWLSPRMDVIKIAFFQYIVCSILSLITAGFIEIITLSGLIQAAVPILYGGICSVGIAYTLQVVAQKDAHPAHAAILLSLESVFAAIGGWIILAETLSLRAMAGCLLMLGGMLLSQLQGYIFPKSNPKAPPTALNSE